Proteins from a genomic interval of Medicago truncatula cultivar Jemalong A17 chromosome 3, MtrunA17r5.0-ANR, whole genome shotgun sequence:
- the LOC11429868 gene encoding uncharacterized protein, with protein MEDFQRSKSYANGQMMQIESYYGPSKPYDLRSYSSSYVQQTPKDLKLKKGKSFSSGSSFSKSLSLSDPELQRKKRVASYKMYSVEGKVKGSFRKSFRWLKNKYSQVVYGW; from the coding sequence ATGGAAGATTTTCAGAGATCAAAATCTTATGCCAATGGCCAAATGATGCAGATAGAAAGCTACTATGGACCATCTAAGCCTTATGATCTTAGAAGCTATAGTTCTTCCTATGTACAACAAACTCCTAAGGATTTGAAGTTGAAGAAAGGTAAAAGCTTTTCATCTGGCTCTTCTTTTTCAAAGTCTTTGAGTTTGTCTGATCCTGAACTTCAGAGGAAGAAGAGGGTTGCTAGCTATAAAATGTATTCTGTTGAAGGTAAAGTCAAAGGATCTTTCAGAAAGAGTTTCAGATGGCTTAAGAACAAGTACTCACAGGTGGTTTATGGTTGGTAG